The proteins below are encoded in one region of Candidatus Saccharimonadales bacterium:
- a CDS encoding ABC transporter ATP-binding protein codes for MAKTILKVDNLVKHYSDITAVDGVSFTVKAGEVFGILGPNGAGKTTTLEMIETIREIDGGTAVLDGLNVAEQPQQVKEIIGVQPQTPSFEEKTKLTELLEFFASTYGRRVDPLALLEEVQLAEKAQSYPEKLSGGQRQRFSIATALVNQPKVLFLDEPTTGLDPQARRNLWGLIREIKARGVTVILTTHYMEEAEKLCDRVAIMDNGRIIALDTPKKLVADLLKRGFKKEQHVEQADLEDVFIDLTGKDLRE; via the coding sequence ATGGCAAAAACGATTCTCAAAGTCGACAATCTAGTTAAACACTACAGCGATATCACAGCGGTAGATGGTGTTAGTTTTACGGTTAAGGCCGGAGAGGTGTTTGGGATCTTAGGGCCGAACGGTGCCGGCAAGACGACTACCTTAGAGATGATCGAGACGATTCGCGAGATCGATGGGGGCACTGCCGTACTGGACGGTTTGAATGTAGCCGAGCAGCCACAGCAGGTTAAAGAGATTATTGGTGTTCAGCCTCAGACCCCTTCCTTTGAAGAGAAAACTAAACTAACTGAACTGCTTGAGTTTTTCGCCTCTACTTATGGGCGGCGAGTCGACCCACTTGCTCTCTTAGAAGAGGTTCAACTGGCGGAGAAGGCTCAGAGCTACCCAGAGAAGCTCTCCGGCGGGCAACGACAACGCTTTTCGATCGCCACAGCCTTAGTTAATCAGCCTAAGGTACTCTTCTTAGATGAACCGACTACCGGACTTGACCCACAGGCGCGACGCAATCTTTGGGGTTTAATTCGCGAGATTAAGGCGCGGGGCGTAACAGTTATCTTAACTACGCACTATATGGAAGAAGCGGAGAAGTTGTGCGATCGGGTGGCCATCATGGACAATGGCCGCATCATCGCACTCGATACGCCGAAAAAGCTGGTGGCAGATCTACTCAAGCGTGGTTTTAAGAAAGAGCAACACGTCGAACAGGCCGACCTTGAGGATGTCTTTATCGACCTGACCGGGAAGGATCTACGCGAATGA